Proteins encoded within one genomic window of Cryptosporangium aurantiacum:
- a CDS encoding nitrate- and nitrite sensing domain-containing protein, producing MAMFLFAGILTYIVTDEAQSAQQVQQLARLGSQASTLVNDLQLERAAAANYVADPGKDKNHPTLRRFIDRGTATDATLRQFLAESGRLDADTKSPIQSQLQSVTRGSATLVNQRNNLLNQARDEGVNVSVAAAKYETLISDLLRISDGLAAAADDRTLSDQLRAVAAFARYKEAVNQEQIAVLDVLVDENKTFTNDTFKTVLVASVRQEVFTTQFQNTSSIEQRDIRNATVPQEAQYRSVSNTVRKTLIGRPISTTASYWVNTSNQADTVLRGVEQKLNGHAVQAAADFRDDAIRKTIIVITVALAALVIALLVSLAVARSMVRPLVRLRSSALEVAYQSLPEVVRKLQDADQHTAAQASAETKARTLDIRSGDEIGQVAQAFNAVHLEAVRVASEQAQLRQSVSTMFVNLSRRSQLLVDRLIRLIDGLEQGERDPDRLSELFKLDHLATRMRRNDENLLVLAGADAGRRWTRPAPLVDVLRAATAEVEQYTRVKLGSIDDTVEISAAAVNDLVHLVAEILENATSFSSPRTDVVVDSRRVSDHVVIEIEDQGIGMSREQLAEFNERLAKPPVFDIAVSRMMGLFVVGRLASRHGVKVMLRDASGGGVLAIVTLPAGVLHGDQPVVSALPPAATETDEQDGDRPVERVVSERVDRSEQPALPAANAPYAPTGSFGAPAPGQPPFGGAPQGPGPFGGGQPPFGGHPGQPGHPGQPGHPGHPGQPGHPGQPGHPGQPGQPGHPGQFGQPPFGQPSQPEPFAPAASAETGEQPGHDQWRPLNAPPFGGVRQDGDDHDAQREAFGPPARQQQTPPSARDLFGPVTPEPLPQRDEREDSGAQPIFPFAPTTPTPAQPPFAAPAAATEEQPDPSWSEPTRPVPIIRDPAAAAATGTHSILGDLRPEPTPTEAREPDLTWSTGGLPVRRPEEQAQPTANAPAEQAAPAAPALPVRDPFASREAQTPPQNRPITPTAPLAPASPGARPAAPATPAQPPAAQPQVAQAPPQAAQAAEATQPQAQPNRGSSAADAMAALRREATADRSSTTGAQKIFRAGPSDPPNSDPTIEMPLPIFDAIESEWFRSRTTAAPRNGSNGSWSPPRVPEAPGARPAASRSESEPSTADDASQITGGTLADAPVSPAVGGEAAFPQSATAAWNRARSNGNADEPTTPSGPEREEEPVSVGAARQPATAAWESPADAGWRAAQAAAEAAPSSTTKSGLPKRVPMAHFVPGRVETAAKKASRPASHRSPEAVRGVLSSYRSGLEQGRQAGRPSRTGTTFAGSPETQEEM from the coding sequence ATGGCGATGTTCCTGTTCGCCGGCATCCTCACGTACATCGTGACGGACGAGGCGCAGTCCGCGCAGCAGGTGCAGCAGCTGGCGCGTCTGGGTAGCCAGGCGTCGACCCTGGTCAACGACCTCCAGCTCGAGCGCGCCGCGGCCGCCAACTACGTCGCGGACCCGGGTAAGGACAAGAACCACCCGACGCTCCGCCGCTTCATCGACCGCGGCACCGCCACCGACGCCACACTGCGGCAGTTCCTCGCCGAGTCCGGCCGGCTCGACGCCGACACCAAGTCGCCGATCCAGTCCCAGCTGCAGAGCGTGACGCGCGGTTCCGCAACGCTGGTCAACCAGCGCAACAACCTTCTGAACCAGGCCCGCGACGAGGGTGTGAACGTCAGCGTCGCCGCGGCCAAGTACGAGACGCTGATCAGCGACCTGCTTCGGATCAGCGACGGCCTCGCCGCAGCTGCCGACGACCGCACGCTCTCCGACCAGCTCCGCGCGGTGGCGGCCTTCGCCCGCTACAAGGAAGCCGTCAACCAGGAGCAGATCGCCGTCCTGGACGTTCTCGTCGACGAGAACAAGACGTTCACGAACGACACGTTCAAGACCGTCCTCGTCGCGTCCGTGCGCCAGGAAGTGTTCACCACGCAGTTCCAGAACACCTCGTCGATCGAGCAGCGGGACATCCGCAACGCGACGGTCCCCCAGGAAGCGCAGTACCGCTCGGTGAGCAACACCGTCCGCAAGACGCTGATCGGCAGGCCGATCAGCACGACGGCGTCCTACTGGGTCAACACCAGCAACCAGGCCGACACGGTGCTGCGCGGCGTGGAGCAGAAGCTCAACGGCCACGCGGTCCAAGCCGCCGCCGACTTCCGCGACGACGCGATCCGGAAGACGATCATCGTCATCACGGTCGCGCTCGCCGCGCTGGTCATCGCCCTCCTGGTTTCGCTCGCCGTCGCCCGCTCGATGGTCCGCCCGCTGGTGCGGCTGCGGTCCTCCGCGCTGGAGGTCGCGTACCAGAGCCTTCCGGAGGTCGTTCGCAAGCTGCAGGACGCCGACCAGCACACCGCGGCGCAGGCCTCGGCCGAGACCAAGGCCCGCACCCTGGACATCCGGTCCGGCGACGAGATCGGCCAGGTGGCCCAGGCGTTCAACGCGGTCCATCTGGAAGCCGTCCGGGTCGCGTCCGAGCAGGCCCAGCTGCGACAGAGCGTCTCGACGATGTTCGTCAACCTCTCCCGCCGCTCGCAGCTCCTGGTCGACCGGCTGATCCGCCTGATCGACGGTCTGGAGCAGGGCGAGCGCGACCCCGACCGCCTCTCCGAGCTGTTCAAGCTCGACCACCTGGCCACCCGAATGCGGCGGAACGACGAGAACCTCCTGGTCCTCGCCGGCGCCGACGCCGGTCGCCGGTGGACCCGCCCCGCCCCGCTGGTCGACGTCCTCCGCGCCGCGACCGCCGAGGTGGAGCAGTACACCCGGGTCAAGCTGGGCTCGATCGACGACACCGTCGAGATCTCCGCGGCGGCCGTGAACGACCTCGTGCACCTGGTCGCCGAGATCCTGGAGAACGCCACGTCGTTCTCCTCGCCGCGCACCGACGTCGTGGTCGACTCCCGCCGGGTCAGCGACCACGTGGTCATCGAGATCGAGGACCAGGGCATCGGTATGTCCCGCGAGCAGCTCGCGGAGTTCAACGAGCGGCTGGCCAAGCCGCCGGTGTTCGACATCGCGGTCTCCCGCATGATGGGTCTGTTCGTAGTCGGCCGGCTGGCCTCCCGCCACGGCGTCAAGGTCATGCTGCGCGACGCCTCCGGCGGCGGTGTGCTGGCGATCGTCACGCTGCCCGCCGGCGTCCTGCACGGTGACCAGCCGGTGGTCTCGGCGCTCCCGCCGGCCGCTACCGAGACCGACGAGCAGGACGGTGACCGTCCGGTCGAGCGGGTCGTCTCGGAGCGGGTCGACCGCTCCGAGCAGCCCGCGCTCCCGGCCGCGAACGCCCCGTACGCCCCCACCGGCTCGTTCGGTGCCCCGGCCCCCGGCCAGCCGCCGTTCGGTGGCGCGCCGCAGGGTCCCGGCCCGTTCGGTGGCGGTCAGCCGCCGTTCGGCGGCCACCCGGGCCAGCCCGGGCACCCCGGACAGCCGGGCCACCCCGGACACCCCGGACAGCCGGGCCACCCCGGACAGCCGGGTCACCCCGGACAGCCGGGTCAGCCGGGCCACCCGGGTCAGTTCGGCCAGCCGCCGTTCGGTCAGCCGAGCCAGCCGGAGCCGTTCGCTCCGGCGGCCTCCGCCGAGACCGGCGAGCAGCCCGGACACGACCAGTGGCGCCCGCTCAACGCTCCGCCGTTCGGCGGGGTCCGGCAGGACGGCGACGACCACGACGCGCAGCGCGAGGCCTTCGGCCCGCCCGCCCGTCAGCAGCAGACGCCGCCGAGCGCCCGCGACCTGTTCGGCCCGGTGACCCCCGAGCCGCTGCCGCAGCGTGACGAGCGGGAGGACAGCGGCGCGCAGCCGATCTTCCCGTTCGCCCCGACGACGCCGACCCCGGCGCAGCCGCCGTTCGCGGCACCCGCTGCGGCCACCGAGGAGCAGCCCGACCCGAGCTGGTCGGAGCCGACCCGACCGGTGCCGATCATCCGCGACCCCGCCGCCGCGGCGGCGACCGGAACGCACAGCATCCTCGGCGACCTCCGGCCGGAGCCGACCCCGACCGAGGCGCGCGAGCCCGACCTGACCTGGAGCACCGGCGGCCTTCCCGTCCGCAGGCCCGAGGAGCAGGCACAGCCGACCGCGAACGCACCGGCCGAGCAGGCCGCACCGGCCGCACCGGCGCTGCCGGTCCGCGACCCGTTCGCGAGCCGCGAGGCGCAGACGCCGCCGCAGAACCGTCCGATCACCCCGACGGCTCCGCTGGCACCGGCCTCGCCGGGCGCGCGGCCCGCTGCGCCGGCTACCCCGGCTCAGCCCCCGGCTGCGCAGCCGCAGGTGGCTCAGGCTCCGCCGCAGGCAGCCCAGGCCGCCGAAGCGACGCAGCCGCAGGCACAGCCGAACCGTGGCAGCTCGGCGGCGGACGCGATGGCCGCGCTGCGGCGCGAAGCCACCGCGGACCGGTCGAGCACGACCGGCGCGCAGAAGATCTTCCGCGCCGGCCCGTCCGACCCGCCGAACTCGGACCCGACGATCGAGATGCCGCTCCCGATTTTCGACGCGATCGAGTCGGAGTGGTTCCGGTCCCGCACCACCGCAGCGCCGCGGAACGGGAGCAACGGCTCCTGGTCCCCGCCGCGGGTGCCGGAAGCCCCGGGAGCCCGCCCAGCGGCCTCTCGGAGCGAATCCGAGCCGTCCACTGCGGACGACGCCAGCCAGATCACCGGCGGCACGCTGGCGGACGCTCCGGTGTCCCCGGCGGTCGGCGGCGAGGCGGCCTTCCCGCAGAGCGCGACCGCGGCCTGGAACCGTGCGCGCTCGAACGGAAACGCAGACGAGCCGACCACCCCCAGTGGTCCGGAGCGCGAGGAAGAACCGGTCAGCGTCGGTGCTGCGCGTCAGCCCGCGACGGCCGCATGGGAGTCGCCGGCTGACGCC